The proteins below come from a single Drosophila kikkawai strain 14028-0561.14 chromosome 3R, DkikHiC1v2, whole genome shotgun sequence genomic window:
- the unc80 gene encoding protein unc-80 homolog isoform X4 codes for MVTNAAATGAAAGAAATSTTTATNNNNLQTNNNSHAANNNNDDFDFDQDNGLQDLGLPVSVQTFLWRQIAPFIRPKLGKLHESTCLFCQHAPGHHESKEACKSFEKVLVQNIQFGLSPPLTKALGAIPRWRLLQGALPHVMHACAALLHNRVKDMQAIGPVETKLLYTMQWILLYAAEECADDEGGEDLGLGETAEPKSKSIDQYLFSVPTITLFVYLFAPIIHHLKESDFQNFRLENGIKLWQGMWDNRAPGAPCFTASVKPKARNLLCAPTPKGSTDVFPARKHSLSADAMSPKADSPQSGISDYGRQDEEGSWVSSPKEFAFPETIPEEASSVEDERVVIFRLPSAPQLMDNSFFTADASLLQQQQSQSRRGSRQSMNSRDKDKVPSTKFEFDQQELMRGASMKEKRSASIEKETDSDKSDSIKADVSAATFLDVAVLRCLFISHWQEEGIFWSLQYLYNRLSDIGEEAAITLNQPRKRSNSLPIPQIEISLYQGPGSNSRDSPGSSVVKDYIEIPEPSPTVTACVVEEPQSAPSTSERRGSEKKKRVKMADLRAFVETKMFSKSEKNLEKVGLDTNSANGKTPTPLQHAEYHRSLDTGEKKLSRSASMISREPASNLIKGKSMPSLSCLLDSGFYRYVEPPRAPRPSQATCPRSTAFYPRNPIITVTEHTPTPSPDYIKRQGSIDSQLDALSNGGSIAGGNGGGNGSTGMGSTTTRYRGQMLRSHTDSHIDYTGVDESEAPGSSFYITRDGGIDYEIILLAISNVFKRDPAQVCSLRVLEAGLNICELLIEMGVLKLGEHAHEISMSITRRALQVLGCPHGCNDGVRGPPADFLRNQCQKILSRMLRQAGQRTKRYMQEMVRTSPLPELIDYFHAFLAFCVDPSSLLSPLTHKRQSGYKNANTDLGGVPGQGGYSTNFSGGMSGGAEAQVVGAVFKPLVSRFVEASKDLKGPENIALYGDIRQLVTYVKGAHGGPFRLVALSGILAVTPRPHKKGPTSQTTRVIRHIPQANVPQSSQNDDNRSQRRLLLKKRSTSSACAVSLLETEACEEHYKTSQSPLSNFRRRTTGVRPTLTPRHSERALLSDSTSSSERNSLGRLSGLVRWFRGTPKEASSIDLEIGSLNPEISSTFMRHASLKIQRGRSSDGIGRSIQRAKRRVERRLNRFGGIVKGKKKVGGIEETADFSRRSSSDMCDGPRESEVVILKERKLVPTEPVRVGMLRLSFLLETCAPGSFPDPQLVAAVLDLPQAPLVARATFLLECAHFVHLCNKGQWPAWMKQNVGSYRTSGANININQMKHQVSQTSARRTHILQRAAGKMFHQWAEMVGARLEEILFTERLQYEAVNASLTDPEKQRELLQQDEEEDFLDETSVNPHGNDCPHSLKLIACVLLFEITAFLRDTYLMLPKTSKLIHRDKPAPWEKVYREANRRWSMALSSMGHSQTSAQSLQSIAAGNDVAGQSERKISFVLHEPDNESENSSNTTLTKEGGEEARRPTASAVRPFLLRRGTATTTGGSFKRRSLKLRRNTKDSKDIETDFNMQSRRKVSSLSDRSDTSEQGMISGGEESPGILSDDQQPESPTDSNENDDTAKNMPWLKAVIDMMSSYNYYCTHKGYCHPFCYKRHMRSCTRLVKATRKVYGEEFGFTFDADHPNVEPTVISSSKPHTSRSRSTRKVSEQSSTQTSPSKRKDSLSRKDRISDDPDLEMAEKLAKAFRQEKEKKLQEEPPILKFIRIHIRNLFHFPLATLLKGAVVLTEEMVIEAMPAAWELLLETNHDTATSSAAVFLMGSVKAQNFAFDIMQRALKHKDPDIRIGAIQRYLVLWKCRFHVWPRMEENAHDVTFKVPPGGIEFTLPSPKIGIESLPVVDPPWMPVQQTKDMDVTLNQDRHRSLVTATKSRKMQQTEAIRNALRQQRDKQRAERHSFLITMIPISQQASHEPGMEKLEDHEIEEDLDGTRMSSHLHHSHSLFPSVLCSSVMQIVGCLDDAAIGSDGNAVYEIAYQVIWVCLVEESALFLRYVFERLTRDRQDQMFKLLRHLIRFVPRLPQQAAFALYNSIIGYIMFYVRSSNELKQELVGSALSVLWMVVHSVHGIMFKDLKQILRKEQCDASILLTANVPAAKKIVVHGPADDDYNIPSQFPVQEDTLFCQLLKEALDYYPIDEKNTSHYCLVDYKSSKILNPNWYIRDLYFFKRSQYPEVRLMLMRPEESFLALQKQELTKKFVEIGKVHLTWAILKNVDMVVQRVVFLHEELMKLPSFPRKALEVDLDLHHGGEYGKVLLGLDVLHKFMWVRLIARMFEAMAGNFAYSADIQLFLNVLSGASILHAEDSCIMRYVMATFINAAFNFKNIFSTNGYFMIMPTLLQVYSLHQTNKLITTTIEYAVKQFYLLNRKPFILQMFGSVSAILDTDEDGTYGEAHKVQSSCLFNLLLSLEDPSPDPLNIAELVKEPKPLKAIDFCYHDEDDDVTVLDCITLCVMVVSYSAESTRGYQMLIILEAILPCYLQQIQSPSYIPLQGKSERDIILQLAVAIRTMVHNCEGLAKSYNGPYRNSPEHKGSSQRNCSRGPPCSPGLDFEEESHPKYLTDARTKNMMDSAEDSEMIRTEYRRPRDVLLSVVADFLTKSTARLAELAKKMPSDTKPTEVLDAKCHIRLADIAHSLLKVSPYDPESMACRGLQRYMQAVLPRAEWSNDTLRNALVTILRRIDKVFLKISKKPSIRRNTDWEAAAGLLKGIHETIIRHSYVLHWQQMKVLISTVQNLIVNEPGSGIPEGVSSAGAALMSQNPPAFFCSAVVRLVALQVVSPVDCFSLVHICGGSAEFATQEKAEGFLMHLIMPLCLKVCSGRGVSDVGELKMTDVTFLLTAVLNAMSPPAGRTGQAVSQINRVTGDLRAGSLTFTGSRDAKRPARISGSLYQAAFLALRIVCICFENRLSNEWPRIVRVMRDLGRRNEAAPDLWSFMEFVVTHRTPLYIVLLPFILHKISQPPIGDHERHMQFIIRERLRGTPPQGGIKSKGALLLELARELRDLRDELEEKRYDRESSEQKKSDTPAATSAADAHKSQQRPSLISIFTGTTTGQATHSHVSAVPIDSRSGSGGICTPSDTLSQQTLHPPRESLSSSSTGRDPHTTTSESQSGEADAGSAPTLVGPTPSGSGHGSGSGCGTASAVPSHLSHSQSLQQAPFKAQPPKLRFVSSVEFRHSSGETSTTPLSPESPAEDSSGDHTRSRLQRSKAASRKTFRLKRSRLTPMEPPSIVTSHSQEEQPQPPQPKTLGEISWDSVSQTSSTSGYRDNNSLQTGLLSPDGSLGGLTLGRSPSQHSLLMVFEGQDEDTLI; via the exons ATGGTGACCAATGCCGCCGCAACGGGGgcagctgcaggagcagcagcaacaagcaccaccaccgccacaaacaacaacaacctgcAGACGAACAACAACAGTCATGcggcgaacaacaacaacgatgaCTTTGACTTTGACCAGGACAACGGACTGCAGGACCTGGGCTTGCCAGTGTCCGTGCAGACTTTCCTTTGGCGCCAAATAGCCCCCTTCATCCGGCCCAAGCTGGGCAAGCTGCACGAGTCTACCTGTCTG TTTTGTCAACATGCACCGGGACACCAT GAATCGAAGGAAGCCTGCAAG TCCTTCGAAAAAGTTTTGGTTCAAAACATCCAGTTTGGTCTCTCGCCGCCGCTTACCAAGGCTCTGGGTGCCATTCCCCGATGGCGCCTACTCCAAGGAGCCCTACCACATGTTATGCATGCCTGTGCTGCCCTGCTTCATAACCGCGTCAAGGATATGCAGGCCATTGGACCTGTGGAAACCAAGCTGCTCTACACCATGCAGTGGATCCTACTGTATGCCGCCGAGGAATGCGCCGATGATGAAGGCGGCGAGGATCTGGGACTGGGCGAAACGGCTGAGCCCAAATCCAAGTCCATAGATCAGTACTTGTTTTCGGTGCCAACGATTACG CTCTTTGTGTACCTCTTTGCACCCATCATACATCATCTAAAGGAGTCGGATTTTCAGAACTTTCGTCTGGAGAATGGCATTAAGCTCTGGCAGGGTATGTGGGACAACCGTGCACCGGGAGCGCCTTGCTTTACGGCTTCGGTAAAGCCCAAGGCCCGGAACCTGTTGTGTGCTCCCACTCCAAAGGGATCTACGGATGTGTTTCCCGCCCGTAAGCACTCCCTTAGCGCAGATGCCATGTCCCCCAAAGCGGACTCGCCGCAGAGCGGCATTTCTGATTACGGCAGGCAGGATGAGGAG GGTTCCTGGGTATCCTCACCCAAGGAGTTTGCCTTTCCCGAAACCATACCAGAGGAGGCTTCCAGCGTGGAGGATGAACGCGTTGTCATATTTAGACTGCCTTCGGCGCCACAACTAATGGATAACTCTTTCTTTACG GCCGATGCCAGTCTgctccagcaacagcagtcCCAGAGTCGTCGCGGCAGTCGCCAGTCTATGAACTCCCGCGACAAGGACAAGGTGCCTTCCACCAAGTTCGAGTTCGATCAGCAGGAGCTGATGCGCGGCGCCTCGATGAAGGAGAAGCGTAGTGCCTCCATCGAAAAAGAGACCGACTCGGACAAGTCAGACAGCATCAAGGCGGATGTATCTGCGGCCACCTTCCTCGATGTGGCGGTGCTTCGTTGCCTCTTCATCTCCCACTGGCAGGAGGAGGGAATCTTTTGGAGCCTACAGTACCTGTACAATCG TCTCAGCGACATTGGGGAAGAGGCAGCCATCACCTTGAACCAGCCTCGCAAGCGATCAAACTCCTTGCCCATACCCCAAATAGAGATATCACTCTACCAAGGACCCGGCAGCAATAGTCGCGACAGTCCAGGGAGCTCTGTGGTCAAGGACTACATCGAGATACCCGAGCCATCGCCCACGGTGACTGCCTGTGTTGTGG AGGAACCCCAAAGCGCACCGAGCACCAGTGAAAGGCGTGGCAGCGAGAAGAAGAAACGGGTCAAAATGGCGGATCTGCGGGCCTTCGTGGAGACCAAAATGTTCTCAAAGTCGGAGAAGAATTTGGAAAAAGTAGGGCTAGATACAAACTCTGCCAATGGCAAGACACCAACACCACTGCAACATGCA GAGTACCACCGCAGCCTGGACACTGGTGAAAAGAAGCTATCGCGTTCGGCTTCCATGATCAGCCGAGAGCCGGCCAGCAACTTGATCAAGGGAAAATCCATGCCCAGCCTCAG CTGTCTGCTTGATAGCGG ATTTTACAGATACGTAGAGCCACCCAGGGCGCCGAGGCCATCGCAGGCCACCTGTCCGCGCTCCACGGCGTTTTACCCGCGAAATCCCATCATTACCGTCACAGAGCACACGCCCACACCCTCGCCAGACTACATTAAGCGACAG GGATCCATTGACTCCCAGCTGGATGCCCTAAGTAATGGCGGAAGCATTGCCGGCGGCAATGGAGGAGGCAATGGCAGCACCGGCATGGGCAGCACGACCACCCGTTACCGTGGCCAAATGCTGCGCTCCCACACGGACTCCCATATCGATTATACAGGCGTGGACGAGTCCGAGGCGCCTGGCTCGTCCTTCTACATTACCCGCGATGGCGGCATTGACTACGAGATAATCCTGCTGGCCATCAGCAATGTGTTCAAGCGGGACCCGGCCCAAGTGTGTTCGCTTCGTGTCTTGGAGGCGGGACTAAACATATGCGAGCTCCTGATCGAAATGGGTGTCCTCAAGTTGGGTGAACATGCCCACGAGATATCCATGAGCATAACTAGGCGAGCTCTGCAGGTCCTGGGTTGTCCACACGGCTGCAATGACG GTGTTCGAGGTCCTCCCGCTGACTTCCTGCGCAACCAGTGCCAGAAGATCCTGTCCCGAATGCTGCGACAGGCCGGCCAGCGGACCAAGCGATACATGCAGGAGATGGTCCGAACGTCACCGCTGCCAGAGCTCATCGACTACTTTCACGCCTTCCTGGCCTTCTGCGTGGACCCCAGCTCGCTGCTGTCGCCCCTGA CTCATAAACGTCAGAGTGGATATAAAAATGCTAACACCGATCTTGGCGGCGTACCAGGTCAGGGCGGCTATTCGACCAATTTTAGCGGCGGCATGAGTGGCGGCGCCGAGGCTCAAGTGGTTGGGGCAGTCTTCAAGCCCCTGGTCAGTCGCTTTGTGGAGGCCAGCAAGGACCTGAAGGGCCCCGAGAACATAGCCCTTTACGGCGACATCCGGCAGCTGGTTACCTATGTCAAGGGCGCCCATGGCGGACCCTTCCGTCTGGTGGCCCTCAGCGGCATCCTGGCTGTGACCCCAAGGCCCCACAAGAAGGGACCGACCTCGCAGACCACGCGAGTAATCAG ACACATTCCCCAGGCCAATGTCCCGCAGAGTTCGCAGAACGACGACAATCGCTCCCAGCGTCGCCTGCTGCTAAAGAAGCGCAGCACCTCGTCCGCCTGCGCCGTG AGCCTGCTGGAGACGGAGGCGTGCGAGGAGCACTACAAGACCAGCCAATCACCGCTGAGCAACTTCCGGAGGCGCACAACCGGCGTAAGGCCCACGCTGACACCGCGACATAGCGAGAGAGCCCTGCTCTCCGATTCCACGTCCAGCTCCGAACGCAATTCGCTGGGACGGCTCAGCGGCTTGGTGCGCTGGTTCCGCGGCACGCCCAAGGAGGCATCGTCCATTGACCTGGAGATCGGGTCCCTCAACCCGGAGATCTCCTCCACATTCATGCGGCACGCCTCGCTAAAGATCCAGCGCGGCCGGTCGAGCGATGGCATTGGGCGGTCCATTCAGCGTGCCAAGCGACGCGTCGAGCGGCGGCTGAACCGTTTCGGTGGCATTGTGAAGGGCAAAAAGAAGGTTGGTGGCATCGAGGAAACGGCCGACTTCAGCCGGCGCAGCTCCTCGGACATGTGCGACGGGCCACGCGAATCGGAGGTTGTCATCCTCAAGGAACGGAAGCTGGTGCCCACAGAGCCGGTGCGGGTGGGCATGCTACGGCTCTCCTTCCTGCTGGAGACCTGTGCCCCTGGCTCCTTTCCGGATCCCCAACTGGTGGCTGCCGTTCTGGATCTG CCCCAAGCTCCTCTTGTGGCCCGGGCCACTTTTCTGCTGGAGTGCGCCCACTTCGTTCATTTGTGCAACAAGGGTCAGTGGCCCGCCTGGATGAAGCAGAACGTGGGCAGCTACCGGACCTCCGGGGCCAACATCAACATTAACCAGATGAAGCATCAGGTGAGCCAAACGAGCGCCAGACGCACTCACATCCTGCAACGAGCTGCCGGGAAGATGTTCCACCAGTGGGCGGAAATGGTGGGTGCCCGTCTGGAGGAGATCCTGTTCACCGAACGTCTGCAGTACGAGGCGGTAAATGCTAGCCTCACCGATCCCGAGAAGCAGCgcgagctgctgcagcaggacgaggaggaggatttCCTAGACGAGACATCGGTCAATCCGCATGGCAACGATTGCCCGCACTCCCTGAAGCTGATTGCCTGCGTCCTGCTCTTTGAGATCACCGCATTCTTGAGGGACACGTACCTGATGCTTCCCAAGACATCCAAGCTAATCCACCGGGACAAGCCGGCGCCGTGGGAGAAGGTTTACCGCGAAGCCAATCGTCGTTGGTCAATGGCCCTGAGTTCTATGGGTCATTCACAGACCTCGGCTCAGAGTCTGCAGTCGATAGCAGCGGGCAACGATGTTGCTGGTCAGTCAGAGCGAAAGATATCCTTTGTCCTCCACGAACCGGATAATGAGTCCGagaacagcagcaacacaacGCTGACAAAGGAGGGAGGCGAAGAGG CTCGTCGTCCCACAGCCTCTGCTGTTCGTCCATTCTTGTTAAGACGCGGCACTGCCACCACCACAGGCGGATCTTTCAAGCGTCGCTCTCTGAAGCTTCGTCGCAATACCAAGGACAGCAAGGATATAGAAACAGATT TTAACATGCAATCGCGACGAAAGGTTTCGTCTCTATCAGATCGCAGCGACACCTCGGAGCAGGGCATGATTAGTGGAGGCGAGGAGTCACCGGGAATCCTTAGTGACGATCAGCAACCAGAATCGCCCACTGACTCAAACGAAAACGATGACACGGCCAAGAATATGCCCTGGCTGAAGGCAGTCATCGACATGATGTCCAGCTACAACTACTACTGCACCCACAAAGGATACTGCCATCCTTTCTGCTATAAGCGTCACATGCGCTCCTGCACCCGGCTAGTTAAGGCCACACGGAAG GTCTATGGCGAGGAATTTGGGTTTACCTTCGATGCCGATCATCCCAATGTCGAGCCAACGGTAATCAGCTCCAGCAAACCCCACACTTCAAGATCCCGCTCCACGCGGAAAGTATCAGAGCAGAGCTCCACCCAGACTTCTCCTTCCAAGCGCAAGGATAGTTTGTCACGCAAGGATCG CATAAGTGATGACCCTGACCTGGAAATGGCTGAGAAACTGGCCAAAGCCTTCCGCCAGGAGAAGGAAAAGAAGCTGCAGGAGGAGCCACCAATTCTCAAGTTTATTCGCATCCATATTCGCAATCTGTTTCACTTTCCGCTGGCCACCTTGCTCAAGGGCGCCGTTGTGCTTACCGAGGAGATGGTCATCGAGGCTATGCCAGCTGCATGGGAGCTCCTGCTGGAGACGAACCATGATACGGCCACTTCCAGCGCCGCTGTCTTTTTGATGGGCTCCGTAAAGGCCCAAAACTTTGCCTTCGATATCATGCAGAGGGCCCTAAAGCACAAGGATCCGGACATAAGGATTGGGGCCATCCAGCGGTATTTGGTGCTCTGGAAGTGCCGCTTCCACGTCTGGCCGCGAATGGAGGAGAACGCCCACGACGTTACGTTTAAGGTGCCGCCAGGCGGCATTGAATTCACTCTACCCTCACCCAAGATTGGTATCGAAAGTCTTCCTGTGGTGGATCCGCCGTGGATGCCAGTTCAACAAACGAAGGACATGGACGTCACACTGAACCAAGATAGACAT CGATCCCTGGTCACCGCCACCAAGAGCCGTAAGATGCAACAGACGGAGGCCATCCGGAACGCTCTGCGCCAGCAGCGGGACAAGCAGAGGGCGGAGCGGCACAGCTTCCTTATTACCATGATACCCATTAGCCAGCAGGCCTCTCACGAGCCAGGTATGGAGAAGCTGGAGGACCACGAGATCGAAGAGGATCTGGACGGAACCCGCATGTCCTCGCACCTGCACCACTCCCACTCGCTGTTCCCCTCCGTGCTCTGCTCGTCCGTGATGCAGATCGTTGGCTGCCTGGATGACGCCGCCATCGGTTCAGACGGCAATGCGGTGTACGAGATCGCCTACCAGGTGATCTGGGTGTGTCTGGTCGAGGAGTCCGCTCTGTTCCTGCGCTACGTGTTCGAGCGTTTGACTCGCGACCGACAGGATCAAATGTTTAAGCTGCTGCGCCACCTCATCCGATTCGTGCCCCGTCTGCCGCAGCAGGCGGCCTTTGCTCTCTACAACTCGATCATTGGGTACATCATGTTCTATGTGAGATCTTCCAATGAGCTCAAACAAGAG CTTGTGGGGTCTGCCCTTTCGGTTCTGTGGATGGTGGTGCACTCAGTGCACGGCATCATGTTCAAGGACTTGAAACAGATCCTTCGAAAGGAGCAGTGCGATGCCTCCATCCTGCTAACGGCCAATGTGCCTGCAGCCAAGAAGATCGTGGTGCACGGACCGGCTGATGACGACTACAACATACCCTCGCAATTTCCCGTGCAGGAGGACACACTCTTCTGTCAGCTGCTGAAGGAGGCCCTGGATTACTATCCCATAGATGAGAAGAACACCAGTCACTACTGCCTGGTGGACTACAAGAGCA GTAAAATTCTCAATCCGAATTGGTACATTCGCGATCTGTACTTCTTCAAACGCTCCCAGTACCCGGAGGTGCGTCTCATGCTGATGCGTCCGGAAGAGTCCTTCCTGGCCCTGCAGAAGCAGGAGCTAACCAAGAAATTTGTCGAGATTGGAAAAGTTCATCTGACCTGGGCGATCCTCAAGAACGTCGACATGGTAGTGCAGCGGGTGGTGTTTCTGCACGAAGAGCTGATGAAGCTGCCCTCGTTTCCGCGCAAGGCTCTCGAAGTGGATCTGGATCTGCACCATGGCGGCGAGTACGGAAAGGTGCTGCTCGGGTTGGACGTCCTGCACAAGTTCATGTGGGTGCGACTGATCGCCCGCATGTTCGAGGCCATGGCTGGTAATTTCGCCTACTCCGCAGACATCCAACTCTTCCTGAACGTCCTTTCCGGCGCCTCCATTCTGCACGCCGAAGATTCCTGCATCATGCGCTATGTGATGGCCACCTTCATCAACGCCGCCTTCAACTTTAAGAACATCTTCTCCACGAACGGTTACTTTATGATTATGCCCACGCTGCTACAGGTCTACTCCCTGCATCAGACCAACAAGCTGATCACCACCACCATTGAGTACGCGGTCAAGCAGTTCTATCTGCTCAACCGGAAGCCCTTCATCCTGCAGATGTTCGGCTCCGTTTCCGCCATTCTGGACACCGACGAAGACGGCACCTATGGAGAGGCCCACAAGGTGCAGTCCAGCTGTCTCTTCAATCTCCTGCTAAGTTTGGAGGACCCCTCGCCGGATCCGCTAAACATTGCGGAATTGGTCAAGGAGCCAAAGCCTCTCAAGGCCATTGACTTTTGCTATcacgacgaggacgacgacgtgACCGTGCTGGACTGCATCACACTCTGCGTAATGGTGGTTTCCTACTCCGCGGAGAGCACCCGAGGATACCAGATGCTG ATTATTTTGGAGGCCATTCTGCCGTGCTACTTGCAGCAGATCCAATCGCCCAGCTACATTCCGCTGCAGGGAAAGTCCGAGCGCGACATTATCCTCCAGCTCGCAGTGGCAATTCGCACCATGGTGCACAACTGCGAGGGCCTGGCCAAGAGCTACAACGGACCGTATCGGAACAGTCCAGAGCACAAGGGCTCCTCGCAGCGCAACTGCAGTCGCGGCCCGCCCTGTTCGCCTGGCCTGGACTTTGAGGAGGAGTCACACCCCAAGTACTTGACGGATGCACGCACTAAGAACATGATGGACTctgccgaggattcggaaATGATTCGCACTGAGTACCGGAGACCCCGAGACGTACTGCTCTCCGTGGTGGCGGATTTCCTCACAAAATCCACGGCTCGACTGGCGGAGCTGGCCAAGAAGATGCCCAGTGACACCAAGCCAACCGAGGTCCTGGACGCTAAATGCCACATCCGCCTGGCGGATATTGCGCACTCGCTTCTGAAGGTGTCGCCTTACGACCCTGAGTCCATGGCGTGCCGGGGTTTGCAGCGCTATATGCAGGCTGTTCTGCCACGGGCAGAGTGGTCTAACGACACTCTTCGCAACGCCTTGGTCACCATTCTGCGGCGCATCGACAAGGTGTTCCTTAAGATTTCAAAAAAACCCTCAATTCGGCGCAACACCGACTGGGAGGCGGCCGCCGGCCTACTGAAGGGCATCCACGAGACAATAATCCGGCACTCATACGTCCTCCACTGGCAGCAAATGAAGGTCCTTATCAGCACTGTGCAAAATCTGATCGTCAATGAGCCCGGATCCGGCATTCCCGAGGGTGTCTCCAGCGCAGGGGCGGCCCTCATGTCTCAGAATCCACCGGCCTTTTTCTGCTCAGCCGTGGTGCGCCTGGTGGCCCTCCAAGTGGTCAGCCCCGTGGACTGCTTCTCCCTCGTCCACATTTGCGGGGGCAGCGCAGAGTTTGCCACGCAGGAAAAGGCCGAAGGCTTTCTAATGCATCTGATCATGCCGCTGTGTCTGAAGGTCTGCTCGGGACGCGGTGTATCCGACGTGGGTGAGCTCAAAATGACGGACGTGACCTTTTTGCTGACCGCCGTTCTCAACGCAATGAGCCCGCCGGCAGGTCGCACCGGTCAGGCTGTGTCGCAGATTAACCGTGTCACCGGGGACCTCCGTGCCGGGTCCCTCACTTTCACGGGCAGTCGGGACGCCAAGCGTCCGGCTCGCATCTCCGGTTCCCTCTATCAGGCCGCCTTTCTGGCCCTACGCATCGTTTGCATCTGCTTCGAGAATCGGCTGTCCAACGAGTGGCCACGCATCGTCCGGGTGATGAGGGATTTGGGCAGGCGGAATGAAGCTGCTCCAGACTTGTGGAGCTTCATGGAGTTTGTGGTCACCCACCGAACGCCCCTCTATATTGTCCTGCTGCCCTTCATTTTGCACAAG ATCTCGCAGCCACCCATTGGAGACCACGAACGGCACATGCAGTTCATCATCAGGGAGAGACTTCGCGGAACGCCGCCTCAGGGCGGAATCAAGTCGAAGGGAGCCCTGCTGCTGGAGTTGGCCCGGGAGCTGCGCGACCTGCGCGACGAGCTGGAGGAGAAGCGATACG ATCGCGAGAGCTCCGAGCAGAAGAAGAGCGACACCCCGGCGGCAACCAGTGCGGCAGACGCTCACAAGTCGCAGCAAAGACCTTCACTCATATCTATATTCACAGGGACCACCACCGGCCAGGCCACCCACTCGCACGTCTCCGCCGTGCCGATCGACTCGCGCAGCGGATCGGGGGGCATCTGCACACCCAGCGACACGCTGTCGCAGCAGACGCTGCACCCGCCGCGGGAGTCGTTGTCGAGCAGCTCCACGGGCCGCGATCCGCACACGACGACCAGCGAGAGCCAGAGCGGCGAGGCGGACGCAGGCTCGGCGCCGACGCTGGTGGGGCCCACGCCTAGCGGATCGGGTCACGGCTCCGGCTCCGGTTGCGGCACCGCCTCTGCCGTGCCCTCGCACCTCTCGCACTCGCAGTCGCTCCAGCAGGCTCCCTTCAAGGCGCAGCCCCCGAAACTGCGCTTCGTCTCGTCCGTGGAGTTCCGGCACTCCTCCGGAGAGACCTCAACCACGCCGCTATCGCCGGAAAGTCCGGCCGAGGACAGCTCCGGGGATCACACCCGCTCACGTCTACAGCGCTCGAAGGCAGCCAGCCGGAAGACCTTCCGGCTAAAGCGCAGCCGTCTAACGCCCATGGAACCACCCAGCATT GTCACCTCGCACTCCCAGGAGGAGCAGCCACAGCCGCCCCAGCCCAAAACACTCGGCGAGATATCCTGGGACTCCGTTTCGCAGACATCCTCGACGTCGGGCTATCGGGATAACAACAGCTTGCAGACGGGCCTGCTCTCACCGGACGGATCCCTGGGAGGACTGACCCTGGGCCGGTCGCCCTCGCAGCACTCGCTCCTCATGGTGTTCGAGGGCCAGGACGAGGACACGCTCATTTAA